ATAAGCGCGTAATTTCGTCATGCAGCCGGGCACTTAACCCCTATGCTCCTGAAGGCTGGGATAAAGTTTTAGAACTCGCAAAGAGTCCGGATCTTGAAATCGTAGTCAGCAACACAACAGAGGCCGGAATAGTTTACGATGACTCATGCAAATTCGATGATGTACCGCCGTCTAGCTTCCCCGCGAAATTGACCCGTGTTTTATTCGAGCGTTATAAGGCCGGTTTAAATGGTCTTGTTATTCTCAGCTGTGAATTAATCGACAACAACGGCAAGGAGTTATTATCATGCGTCAATAAATATATTGATTCATGGAAGTTAGAGTCAGCCTTTAAAGACTGGGTAAACAATAAAAATATTTTCTGCTCGACACTCGTTGACAGAATAGTCCCCGGCAGAATCCGCGACCCTAAAGAACTCGAAGCACTCAACAAAGCTAACGGCTATGAAGATAATTTACTTGATGTCGGAGAAGTTTTCGGAGTCTGGGTTATCGAAGGCCCCGCAGAACTTGAAAGTAAATTACCATTCAAGAAAGCCGGAGTCCCCGTTCATGTCGTACCCGATGTTACGCCGTATAAAAAACGCAAAGTAAGAATTCTTAACGGTGCTCATACTGGATTCGTTCCCGGAGCTTATCTCGCCGGCTTTGACATTGTCCGTGATTGTATGCATAACGAGACTATTAAATCATTCATGAATAAAATGCTCTATGATGAGATTATCCCGACATTGCCGCTTGACAAGAAAGATTTAAACGATTTCGCCGAGGCCGTTGCAGACAGATTTAATAATCCGTTCGTGAATCATGAATTAATGAGCATTACCCTTAACTCTACATCAAAGTGGCGCGCCCGTAATCTGCCCAGCATGTTAGAGTACATTGAGGAAAAGAAAGCATTACCCCCGTGCTTAACTATGAGTCTTGCTGCTTATATCGCGTTTTACTCGAATAATATTCAGGAACTCAACGATAAGGGGCTCGTTTGCAAGCGCGAGAAGAATTCTTACACAGTCAGTGATGACAGGTGGGCACTTGAATTTTTCTTTGCACATAAGGACGACTCACCCGAGAAATTAGTAAATGCCGTGTTAAGCAATGAGTCAATGTGGGGTCAGGACTTAACGAAAATTGCGGGACTTGAGCAGGCAGTTATTAACGATCTCAAGAAAATCCGCACCGATGGAGCAGAGGCAGCATTTAAAAGCGTGTTATAATTCATAAATTTTTCACGTGTAATTATATAATTATCCGCAGGAGGTGTTATTGTTATTATGAAAATCTTAAAATTTGCATTAATTCTCGTGTTATTATTTCAGTCAATGGCATTTGCTGCGGATTCAATTTCTGTTATAAATAGTTTCGCCTTCAATGCCGCTAAAATTATAGTCGAGTCAAATAATAATTTTTTCTTCTCGCCTTACAGCATAATAAACGCGTTCGGAATGTTATACGCGGGGGCAAATGGCAGCACAGCAAGTGAGATCGAGAATGCGCTAAACTTTTCGCCGGAATTTCACAAAAATTTTAGACTCATAGCAGAAAATATTGACTCAGAAATTTTTAAATCAGCTAATAGAATCTGGATTCAGGAAAATTTAAATCTCAATCAGGAATATATAAATTCATTATCTGAATATTATTCGGGTTCAGTGTATCAGCTTGATTTTGCAAAGAGTCTTGACTCATCACGCAAATTTATTAATAGCTGGGTCAGCAGTCAAACTAACGGCCGAATCAGAAATTTACTGCAAAGGCTTTCACCTGATACTCTCATGATCTTAACAAATGCAGTATATTTTAATGCTAAGTGGCTTGATCCTTTTGACAGCAAATTAACGAGCATGAAA
This region of Synergistaceae bacterium genomic DNA includes:
- a CDS encoding tagaturonate reductase translates to MALLNYDVLAKSGYKGYILRDAPEKIMQFGEGNFLRAFVDYFFDVANEKANFNGKAVLVQPIASGLSDMINNQEGLYTLYLRGSEKGQKIDYKRVISSCSRALNPYAPEGWDKVLELAKSPDLEIVVSNTTEAGIVYDDSCKFDDVPPSSFPAKLTRVLFERYKAGLNGLVILSCELIDNNGKELLSCVNKYIDSWKLESAFKDWVNNKNIFCSTLVDRIVPGRIRDPKELEALNKANGYEDNLLDVGEVFGVWVIEGPAELESKLPFKKAGVPVHVVPDVTPYKKRKVRILNGAHTGFVPGAYLAGFDIVRDCMHNETIKSFMNKMLYDEIIPTLPLDKKDLNDFAEAVADRFNNPFVNHELMSITLNSTSKWRARNLPSMLEYIEEKKALPPCLTMSLAAYIAFYSNNIQELNDKGLVCKREKNSYTVSDDRWALEFFFAHKDDSPEKLVNAVLSNESMWGQDLTKIAGLEQAVINDLKKIRTDGAEAAFKSVL
- a CDS encoding serpin family protein translates to MKILKFALILVLLFQSMAFAADSISVINSFAFNAAKIIVESNNNFFFSPYSIINAFGMLYAGANGSTASEIENALNFSPEFHKNFRLIAENIDSEIFKSANRIWIQENLNLNQEYINSLSEYYSGSVYQLDFAKSLDSSRKFINSWVSSQTNGRIRNLLQRLSPDTLMILTNAVYFNAKWLDPFDSKLTSMKPFHVPGMRHFNVPMMQKLAKFQYGEINNMKIIRLPYKNGNISMLVILPEDNKTGLESLNHAILANMIKNMENFRVDLWLPKFKTENNFNLNDLFMRLGIKIAFSNNADFSGITKDERLKIDSIIHKTFIEVDEKKTEAAAATAITMVRATAFQPDDPKIFHADKPFLYFIIDNETGVILFMGRQTFKN